Proteins co-encoded in one Cricetulus griseus strain 17A/GY chromosome 1 unlocalized genomic scaffold, alternate assembly CriGri-PICRH-1.0 chr1_1, whole genome shotgun sequence genomic window:
- the Mss51 gene encoding putative protein MSS51 homolog, mitochondrial → MAPRLQRRKPKKSSPVTPMVVIPPTDVSLEPPSLSKPGPSIDALGFISLDNNVPGLSQLILQKLNMKSYEEYKLVVDGGTPVSSFGFQSLQEMFQRMEDTFRFCAYCKALPYGLSDQKVLRHCKRCRNVYYCDTECQRSDWPAHRKVCQVLRLVAVDRVMEWLLVTGDFVLPSGPWPWPAEEIHDWDTWFSIRGLQLESTMNAVLSSHAMTMLWANLGRPRPEPDVLHSSLKRLMTDVLSRPLTLGLGLRTLAIDAGKTGGCTLHVVGASHVETFLIRSGDYDELGYMFPEHLGLHVIMVGVDVSTNLLQNSSPLPLEPGTIQLSGHKALYHDFWEEQIETGNLAHPDLVAAFHPGFHASPVLMEAWLPTLLLLRDYEIPTMITVYSQQELEASLQILVNLDMHIIACGANPFTSLKPEQVYSNPNKQPVYSSAYYIMFLGSSSCQLDKKQLEKKAG, encoded by the exons ATGGCTCCACGTTTACAGCGGCGGAAGCCAAAGAAATCCTCACCAGTGACTCCCATGGTTGTAATCCCACCCACAGATGTGTCTCTGGAGCCTCCAAGCCTTTCAAAACCTGGCCCTAGCATTGATGCACTTGGCTTCATTTCCTTGGACAATAATGTACCAGGTCTGTCCCAGTTGATCCTTCAAAAGCTGAACATGAAAAGCTATGAAGAATACAA GTTGGTGGTAGATGGGGGAACCCCAGTGTCAAGCTTTGGATTTCAGTCTCTGCAAGAAATGTTccagaggatggaggacacctTCCGATTCTGTGCTTACTGTAAAGCACTCCCTTATGGCCTTTCAGATCAAAAGGTTCTCCGGCACTGTAAGAG GTGCAGGAATGTCTATTACTGTGATACAGAGTGCCAAAGGTCAGATTGGCCAGCACATAGGAAGGTTTGTCAAGTGCTCCGTCTTGTGGCTGTGGATCGTGTCATGGAATGGCTTCTGGTCACAG GTGATTTTGTCCTACCTTCAGGACCTTGGCCATGGCCGGCAGAAGAAATACATGATTGGGATACCTGGTTTTCTATAAGGGGTTTACAGCTAGAGTCTACAATGAATGCTGTTCTCAGTAGCCATGCTATGACCATGCTTTGGGCCAATCTAGGAAGGCCACGGCCAGAACCAGATGTCCTGCACAGCTCTTTGAAGAGGTTAATGACAGATGTTTTGTCACGGCCCTTGACCCTGGGCCTAGGGCTTCGAACTCTGGCCATAGATGCTGGGAAGACTGGGGGATGCACATTGCATGTAGTTGGTGCTTCCCACGTGGAAACATTTCTCATTCGTTCTGGAGATTATGATGAGCTTGGCTACATGTTTCCTGAACACCTTGGCCTCCATGTGATCATGGTGGGTGTGGATGTGAGTACTAACCTTTTACAGAATTCCTCACCTTTACCCCTGGAACCTGGAACAATTCAGCTTAGTGGCCACAAGGCCCTGTATCATGACTTCTGGGAGGAGCAGATAGAGACTGGGAATCTGGCCCATCCAGATTTGGTGGCTGCATTCCATCCAG GTTTCCATGCCTCCCCAGTCTTGATGGAAGCTTGGCTACCTACCCTGCTGCTGCTTCGTGATTATGAGATCCCTACAATGATTACTGTTTACAG cCAACAGGAATTGGAAGCCTCTCTGCAGATCCTGGTGAACTTGGATATGCACATCATTGCTTGTGGAGCTAATCCTTTCACATCCCTCAAACCTGAACAAGTCTATTCTAACCCCAATAAGCAGCCAGTATACAGCAGTGCCTACTACATCATGTTTCTTGGAAGTTCCTCCTGCCAACTAGATAagaaacaattagaaaaaaaagcaggctag